Proteins encoded together in one Lathyrus oleraceus cultivar Zhongwan6 chromosome 5, CAAS_Psat_ZW6_1.0, whole genome shotgun sequence window:
- the LOC127078997 gene encoding uncharacterized protein LOC127078997 gives MSQHQDTSASKNTKSTPKFSVPPMGVPDDEILDVAPLSVIPVADIDLNQPISIDASASACFNQGNPSSIPSGSTPVTKYKEGTHYTDHVIRDIVTRIVNESHSLKGVSTPLAQIYSPPEVEQPSGKGDDSSSSEKALVAEGLRPLGQTVSDKGKFMASNMANASHSEKYDDANVVIDLENGSSNHQEESLIHHIKPSVAKRMKTRKGKFVAELMSAREAKKTVVIGPSKPWSKVEIKKRKVRDDSEPKEDVEEDVPDISPAKKTTVRKSPVKVHVVHLDNISFHLEDGAAKWKFVIQRRIVVERELGKDVADVKEVMDLIQASGLLKTVAGFSQCYEGLVKEFIVNIPEDISDKNNKEFCKVYVRGKCITFSPTVINNFLGRNNEGA, from the coding sequence atgtcacaacatcaagaTACATCTGCTTCTAAAAATACTAAGTCTACTCCAAAATTTAGTGTTCCTCCCATGGGCGTCCCTGATGATGAGATTCTGGATGTTGCTCCTCTCTCTGTTATTCCCGTCGCGGACATTGATTTGAACCAACCAATCTCCATTGATGCCTCCGCTTCTGCATGTTTCAATCAAGGTAATCCCTCTAGTATTCCGTCTGGTTCAACTCCTGTCACTAAGTATAAGGAAGGAACACATTATACTGATCATGTTATAAGAGACATAGTTACTAGAATTGTTAATGAAAGCCACTCTCTGAAGGGGGTTTCTACTCCCCTTGCTCAAATATATTCCCCTCCTGAGGTTGAACAACCTAGTGGTAAGGGTGATGATTCCTCAAGTTCTGAAAAGGCCTTGGTTGCTGAAGGGTTGCGCCCTCTAGGGCAAACCGTGTCTGACAAAGGGAAATTTATGGCCTCTAACATGGCTAATGCTTCCCACTCTGAGAAGTATGATGATGCAAATGTTGTGATTGATCTAGAGAATGGTAGCTCTAATCATCAAGAGGAAAGTTTGATTCATCATATAAAGCCAAGTGTGGCTAAACGCATGAAGACTCGCAAAGGAAAATTTGTGGCTGAACTTATGTCAGCTAGAGAAGCTAAGAAGACTGTTGTCATTGGTCCCTCCAAACCATGGAGCAAGGTTGAAATaaagaagaggaaggtcagagatGATTCTGAGCCTAAAgaggatgttgaggaagatgtccctgacatctcgCCTGCGAAGAAAACTACTGTTAGGAAGTCTCCTGTTAAAGTACATGTTGTCCATTTGGATAACATCTCCTTCCATCTTGAGGATGGAGCTGCTAAATGGAAATTTGTGATTCAGAGAAGGATAGTTGTGGAAAGGGAATTGGGAAAAGATGTTGCTGATgtcaaggaggtcatggacctgatacAAGCGAGTGGGCTTTTGAAGACTGTTGCTGGGTTTTCTCAATGCTACGAAGGTTTAGTCAAGGAATTTATTGTTAATATTCCTGAGGATATTTCTGATAAGAATAACAAGGAGTTCTGCAAGGTGTATGTGAGGGGTAAGTGTATAACATTCTCTCCTACTGTTATTAATAATTTTCTAGGCCGAAATAATGAGGGTGCATGA